The genomic window TAAAACTGAATTGTATAAACTGTTTAACAAATACGAgagcaagtttggtgcagctaggtctcaaagggttgCACAGCCATCACATCATACAGGTAAGAAAAAGCAGACCTAGGGAAGAATCTTTGGCCGTGGATTAGGTATTGTTGGTGCTTCCCCTCTCCctgccacttcatcttcatctactgCTGTTTCTGAGCTATCAGCTTACTTAGACAGTGATAATGTCACttcttatgaggatgattttgacctacttctgtggtggcgtgaccacaagctaacctttccaatcctgtctataatggctagagatatctTATCAGTTCTTGTATCTACTATCTCttcggagtcttgtttcagtttgaCAGGTAGGATAATTGAGAAACGGCGGTGGCGCTTGTCACCAGAGACTGTGGAGATGCTGACCTGCTTAAAGGACTGGGAGTTAGGAGAAAAAAATGGAACAGCATGCTGTTGACAACTAAGAACTTGAAGACTCATTCcagaacttgtaccttgatgaagaTGGACCAGCTGGTGGTGCTCCTGGTACTTAGTGAGGTACTGAGGTTGAGACTTGCCtcctgagtgtgtgtgtgtgtgtgtgatctgtGACTGTGAAAGGGTGTGTGTGACTCGGTGACTGTGAAAGACTTGTCTATCAGTTGAACAATGGTTAATTAAGAGCTGATTgcactctttttttttcctttatagggtttctcacaagggtgagttttacctaaaaAGGTTTTTAATAAGGCAGCATTGCACTAAATAGCTCATTTTGGTATTTCTGTTGTCTGTCggctttggactttgattctgTGAATCAGTGAATGTATGAACTGTGATATGTGAATGTATCGGACATTTCAACTTAGATTCTGTGAATGTATGAAAATGTGACTGTATCAGATAAGTTTTGGACTTTGATTTTGTAAATGTAAGAAACTGTGATAATGTATTGATGTGAACTGTGAATGTATGAATTATGAAACTGTGAACTGTTATCTGTTTATGAATGCAAAGGGTAACAGGCCGCGGGCTGCCAGGCCAGCCCGACACGGAAATCAGCCCATAGGAccgtgcctgggccgaaggccaggcccgtGGGCCTATGAGGCACGGCCCGTGAGGCATGGTGTGCCGTGCCGACCCATTGGCTATCGGGCCGTGCTGGCACGGCCCGTGCTGTGCCGTGCTGGGCTGGCCCGTTGGTCATATATATCCCCAGCTGTGCATAGATCTGACAGGTGGGCACGGTCCACAGCATGATTGGCTGGTCCAATGGTGTGCAGGAGCGCCAGAGCTGGACTGGCATCGTGGGCCATGGATGCAGCATGCGTGCGTGCCTGCCTCGTCCATGCATGCATTCGACCGACGACGACGACTCGACGAGCAGCAGATTGCGTGCTAGCCTGGTTTGATCCGACCCGACCACACGCATGATCAATTGATCATCCTATCCTGCGATACGACATAACGCATCACTTGTGGCACGTGGTATAATGCATACGTGTCCAACAAATATACCTACACTACTCCTGGATCGAGATAACTAACTAACAATGGTCCCATCGATCGGAAGGATTCGGTCGCTTCAGATGATCATATCACCATATCTTGCCCATCGAGATCCCTGCGTCGTCGTCGTTGCGTGCGCGATCGATGATGTGACGTGACCgcctctctccctcactcactcCCTCCCTCGGAAAACAGTGTTCAACCAAAACTGATATCCTCTCGTGATCGCCGGCTGATCGCGTCGGATACGTCGGATCCTCGGATTAGGTGGTGCATGCTGCTCGCCACAGAACGTGCTCGCGCGCTCCTTCCTCCATGCCGATCCGATGTGACCTGACCGGTGACCCAGAGCTGGGCTCTGTCGTCTTCGTCCCCCCGGTCGGCCAGCAGCAGCCTTGACCTACTACAAGCTGCAGCTAGCTTTCCCCTCCACCACCAGTGCGCACCACGTCCTACGTAGCGAATgcgaccatcttctccaatcTCCCTCTGAATCGTTCTTTCCTGCTGATGATTCTCAATCCGATCTCCTCGCTGCTACTTTTCGCCATTATTACGTACCCAACTCCTCCGCACTACATATTCCGCTCAGTACTTAATTATATAGTTAATTAAATCAATTCGCCCTCTGCTCACTAACTGATGTTTTTCCACTGTACCTCTTAATGACCACTCCCTCTGTCTCTTTCAtttgtcaaactttcttaaaatttaactagatttatagagAATATTAGcatcatttatatcttcaaataaatttaataTGAAATTAGATTCAATGGTCTATCTAATAATGCTAATTATGTACCATATATAAGTATTAATATAATTTCTTGTACATATGGTTAAAGAGATAAGTTGAGTACGTTTGACTTTTCGGCAAGTGAAAACGACTTTTAAAAGAGACAGAGAGAGTAGCTAATTTGCTATGTAATTCAAGAGTAAATGGCCTCTCTAGTGACATTTCTCTCCCCTAATCTTAATTAATTTCCGGCTTCGCCACTGCTCAGCTCATCATTATCCCGCTGCTGGTCAGTGGTCACCACTGCTCCACATGCACTCTGGTCAGTTTTCAACAGAACACAACCGGGTTTATGAGAACGAgtatcatgcatgcatgccccTTCGGCAGGACTTACTGTAGCTACGGATGATTTGTAAGgctgatttattgtaagaaaaaaatattgtttcatggctgaaaagtagGGCCGAGCTAGAGAGAACCATCTCCTTCCgaggcaacaaaaaaaaaaaggcgaTGATAGATGTGGATTGCTCTGGGCTTCACAACCTTCAGCTGGTGAAGTGGACCTCTGACTGTATCCAAACCATATCATTGGCCGGAGATGATATGCATCCCAACCGCCACGCTTCATTCGCCACAAAATTagacttcttttcttttgtttccaTTCAAGGACTAAAAAAATACAGTCGTCACCATAATAACCACACCACTGTACCACGATATATACACATATGCGCTCTACAATATACTAGGtcaataaggatatatatatatatatatatatatatatatatatatatatatatatatatatatatatatatatatatataaatatatatagaactactatcctgtagctggctgcagaataacttattctgtagccactttgagttacgataattactatgttaatttacgagattatagtaactccttactaagtgatttaatttaacgttatgataaatatccccatgtgttactAGCTCTCGATTAGCAAGTGATCATTACTGACTAACATACGCAACTAACGAGAAGATTCTTAGAGAGGGATCTCTCAACTGTATTCTACACGCAGACAGTTCATATGCATGTACTGCTGGTACCACTGGTCGATAGTCGTCCCTGGACTCGTATATATATACCCAGGGACTCTAGCGAGCTTTCTTCACTCCCATCCCATCCAGACAACAAACAAAGCATAGCATCAAAGAACAAGAGCATCTgctttctgctgctgctgctgctgatagCTCCTACTGCTTCATACTTACGGGCACTGGTCACAATGGAGAACAAATCACCCTCCTCCTCATGCGTAAGCCCGGCGGCCACATCCACCATGTCAGCCGGAGAGAGCAGCTGGGCCATGCACATCGCAAACTTCCTGGCCTCGACGCCGCAAGACGGCATCAGAGAGATGGACGATCAGCATGCAGCGGTCTCTGGCGGCAGCAGCTTCTCCTCCGgcttctcttcttccttccatTCCTTTGGCGACGACGCCTCCTTCATCACGTCTGAGCTCATgtgcgacgacgacgaggaggatgaGGCCCTACAGGACACTGCCTGTTCTTCTGCAGCTGGCCAAAAGGTTAGCAAAAGACTCCCTGGTTAGGCCTTTTCTAACAGCATAGCGCATAGCTTATGTTCTAACGTTACGTGATTGTGGACTTGCTGTGCAGATAGCTACCATGGAACATTTCGATTTGAAGCAAATGTCAACCATGGATGCGAAAGATTTCAACATGCCCCAGCTCATGGTATGCTTGCTCATCTACAGCTTTGACATCTAGTTTTTCAAGATGGTGATTACTTGCCCCCAGTTGTACTTACACCTGTGTTTTCTTGGAATACTGAAGGCCAAATACTTCGAAGCTATGGGTTCAAAACAGCAGGCGACTGGCGTGGATCAACAAGTCATCAATAGTTTTAGTAACAACGAGAAGGCGCTATATGAGAGTAATGAGCTGAGGAAGAAAGGGCTTTGCTTGGTCCCTATCTCTATGTTGATAAACTATCTCGGTTGATTCTTTTTCATGTATACCACCAGTATATTCAATGCAATTGTACACAATTATTATAGTTCATACATCACGCTCTTCTGTCAGCTGAGCGagagagcctactcccatccagcTGTTGAGCTGTCTGATCATATATAACATTCAAATAGGAAAAAAGAAAACACATATTCAACTAttggacaacaacaacaaaaagtaAAGCAGGATAGTCAAGTTCATGACACCGAGGAAAACTTTGTATAGCGGAACatattaaatttcaaaatttaggTAAACCCTGCAGTGCAATTGCTTGTCAGCAAGCAAGTTGAAAACATGTGTGCATATACCTTGTTTAAGcaggaaaaaaaaatccaaactttTGTGCCATTATGCTCCTTGTCCTACTGAAATGCAGGGGATTAAATTAACACCAACTAGTAGAACATAACAGCTTAGTGCTAGGGTGTGAACTACACAGTTAACAGTTTAAGAAAGTAATTAGCTAGTTCAGTCAGTTTGCAGTCCACATGGATAGGGATGATTCCCTTACGTTTGTCCACACGTCAGTAATACGGTCACGAACTAGACGCAAGCTGTAATATTGACCTCATGTCACAGGAAGCTAGCATTTCTTTAATGAGTGGCTAGTATCAAAATTCAAAAACCTGCTTAATCAGTCAGAATAAGCAGAAGGGGCATCGCTGACCTTACAGAAATACTAAGTCCTGACTAAACCAAAACAAGCAATTAGTTCAGTTCAATAATTTATATAGCTTCTGCAGAGGTTACAACTAGCAACATACATACTTCTCTAGCAAAATAAGATATTTGCATGTGCTATCACAAGGAGACAGTTAGCATCGAGTGGACCTGGAATTCTGGACAGTGTAAGAATATTCTGCTCAGTTCTCCTAAACTGTATGATACATTTGTCATTTTAAAGGAAATGAGTGCAGTAGAGACATGCTTCACTTTAACATTAATTATTTGGAATTTACAATATTTCCGATCTGATGGCTCAGGATGAGGGTGGGCATCTGCCCCTATGCTCACAATGTATTTTCCGTTTTAGACCCCTTGAGGTTTTTGAAAAAAACATGAGCCTTTCCGAAAGGAATGTGTGTATACAGTATACTAAGTTCTGAAAATTAGCTCAAAATATGGCAAACAAGTGCATGTCTTTAACACTTTAATGCGGCATGGATTGTAAAGACAAATAAATGGACAAGATGTCTTTAACATTTCTGTGCATTTGTCATCTGTCAATGCACAATATGCTTATACTGACTCTAGCTGGCTGGAAAAGGCATGGTTATTTTATTTGTCAAGTTGTGACTATTTTTCTATTTCATTACACATCCCTAGTGTTTCCAAATGGTCAGTTTCCATAGAAGACCTCATTGGATAAGTCTGTATTAATAAAAGCCCACTTGGTATGTCTGACTCGTATCCTCAGTATTCATCTATTCGATGGAAATTTTCAGTGACAACCAAGCATTTGTAAGTTTAAATATTACAGCCATTGGGCAGTTccttatactccctccatcctaaatgaTAGGTCTTTTAGCTTGTCTAGGTACAAAGCTTTAGAGCCAACTACACCctacattccaaattataagatgttttgttttttagatatattgcttttactatatatctagacatagtgtatatctaattgcatagcaaaaaaaaatttgtatttagaaaaaccaaaacgacttataatttggaatagagggagtagatatgtatctagaaaagctaaaacgacctataatttggaacaaagagaGTAATACATAGTCACTTTCAGCATGTCCATGGTAACAACTGGCTGAGAACTGAACTAAAAGTACCAAATATCTGAATATTGTGAAGTTTAGGAGATATTTAAAGCGAAAATGTATCTTTCAAAAAATGATAAATGGACAAGACATAGAAGGGTATTAAGTTTCTTTTAACTGAAAAAGTATTCAGGGCATATGCCAAGTTAGAATTCAGAATATTGGCTAGTTCAAGTTGTAGAACATCATGCATAGGATTCTTCTCCATCTCAAAAGAATTCATGGTTCATTGTCACACTGCTACTTGTAATGGTTGGGTTAtgaaataatactactactaggtGACGACCTTGATGCATAGTCAAGTGAGAAACTAATTAGTAATTACAGTACAGGGCAGCGACAGCTGACGATGTCGAACAGCCAAAGCCAAATTTCTTCGCATCATCGATCAAAGAGGAAAGGTTTACCTACATCCTTCTTCTAGTTAATATGGCGACAGACTAATATAACATAATATTCCAGACAACAGTATGATATAGCCCAGAACTAACCAAAAGCAGCCTAAGCAGG from Miscanthus floridulus cultivar M001 chromosome 11, ASM1932011v1, whole genome shotgun sequence includes these protein-coding regions:
- the LOC136493763 gene encoding vascular-related unknown protein 4-like: MHVLLVPLVDSRPWTRIYIPRDSSELSSLPSHPDNKQSIASKNKSICFLLLLLLIAPTASYLRALVTMENKSPSSSCVSPAATSTMSAGESSWAMHIANFLASTPQDGIREMDDQHAAVSGGSSFSSGFSSSFHSFGDDASFITSELMCDDDEEDEALQDTACSSAAGQKIATMEHFDLKQMSTMDAKDFNMPQLMAKYFEAMGSKQQATGVDQQVINSFSNNEKALYESNELRKKGLCLVPISMLINYLG